AAAATGGAAAACCCTGCGCAGCTACATCAAAAGCTCCTTCCCTCCCGCACTTCAAAAACCCAAGATCGAATCGGCCGGGTACGATCATTACACCAAGGCCGCAAACCGAAACTGGGATCAGACCTTTGCCCTGCTCACTGCCGGTCAGCACTTCATCGACAACAACACGGCCGACCTCACCGCTGGTGGCATGCCCGCCACATTTGCAGCCGACTACGCCTTGGCCAAAGACAACTTCGGCACCCTGTACGGTCAGTTCACAGATTTCGAGCAGGATGAGGAAGAGGCAACCGATACCAAGGTCATGGCAAACAATGCCATCTACCGTAAACTCAGTGCCATGTTCGAAGATGCCCAGATCATCTACGAGCACAATGCCGCCAAGCGCAATCGCTTCGTCTTTGCACAGGTAAAGGCCATGATCACAACAAAACCCGGCCCAGATACAGTTCCCTCAGATAGCATCATCATTTTCGGAAAAGTGCTGGATGCGGCCACCTCCACCGCATTGGCAAATGCATCCGTTAACACAACACCCGATGGCAGCACGCAGACCTTCAGCGCGGTTACCGGAGAAGACGGCAAGTACGAAATGACTGTATCAGGATTGCAAACCACATCTGCAGGCACACTCATGATCAATGCCGAGGCCCTGGACCACGAACCCAAATCCCAACCCCTCAATTACGAGACGGGAAACAGATACGAATTGAGCTTCGAGCTATTGGAGTTCACCCCACCTCCAGAACCAGCTCCCTGACTCCAGCAGGCAGTACAGCCTGAATGGAGTATTCACCTGATACAGACCGAGGCGGCCCTGGCCGCCTCGGTTCGCTTATAGAATCTACCCTCCATATCTCAGCCCCTCCCATCTCAGTATGAAACAAAATCCCAACGAGTGTAGCAAATCCCTTTCTCTCTTTGCACCTTGGCACCTTTGCGAGAAAACAATCCAATCGAGCGTAGCGAGCCCCTCCGTGCATCTCCCCAACTCCAATACCCTCCGTGCAAAAACCCCTCACTGTTTTCTCTGCGTCTCTGCCCCTCTGCGTGAAAAAACATGAGCGAAGCGAGTCATTCTCCGTGCAATAATCCCTTTCCCTCTTTGCGCCTTAGCGCCTTTGCGAGAACCAACCCCAGCGAGCCAAGCGAGCCTCTCCGTGCATCTCTCTCACTCAATCATTCTCTGTGCAAAAATCACTTATCTCTTTTCTCTGCATCTCCGCCCCTCTGCGTGAAAGAACATGAGCGAAGCGAATCATTCTCCATGCAACAATCCCTTTCCCTCTTCGCGTCTTAGCGCCCTTGCGAGAAACCAATTCCAGCGAGCGTAGCGAGCACCTCCGTGCAACTCTCCTACTCAATAAACCTCTGTGAAAGAATCTAACCGCAGTCTCTCCAGATTAACCTCACTCAACCTCCTTGCTCAAGAACAACAACAGATCATCCCGAAGCCTCATCTCTTTGAAATCCTTCTTCGACATCGGTACCGAGGTCCATTCCTTATTGGTCACCAGCACACGCTTCTGCCCCTCCGAAGGCGTTTCATAGATCAACGGCATTCGGAAACCTTCCGCATCCGCTTTCCAACGTAGTTCAAGGTTCTTCTTGTCCCAGCGGTATTCCAACACCGGAACATCCGAAAACTTCAGATACTGTTCGAACAGAGGCATGTAATTGTACTTCGCGCGGCCGTTGATGTAATTCACGATCTCCTCGCCATCCACCGTTCGGTACGCGAACTCCTGCGCAATGCCTTTCAGAATACTTCGGAAAAGCGAATCGTTGTTCAACACATTTCGGAACGTATGGATCATCCAAGCGCCCTTGTAATACATATCGCCACTGTTGCCCTCGTGGTTCAATCCGTAAACCCCATAAATGGGCGTACGGTTGTTGATCATGTATTTCTGATTCTTAAGATATTCCAACATGCTATCATAACCATACCTGCACTCCACATACACCGATTCAGAATACGTGCAGAAACTCTCGTGGATCCACATATCGGCCGCATCCTTCATGCTCACGCTGTTGCCCCACCATTCGTGTCCCGTTTCGTGGATGATGATGTAGTCGAAATCCATGTCTTTCGGATAGCGCCCCCAATAGCCCTTCATATACTTGTTTCCGTAGGCAATGGCCCCCTGATGTTCCATGCCTGCATAAGGCGTTTCCACCAAGGCATAGCCATCATTGTAGAAAGGATAAGGGCCGAATGCCTCTTCAAAGCAATCCATCATCTTTGGCACCTGCTTGAACTGCTCTTTCGCCTTGTCCAAGTTCTCCTTCAGCACGTAATAGTCCAATTTCAGTGAATCGCCCTGCGCGTTCGCATAAACACCACCAAAATGCGCGTAATCGGCAATGTTCAAGGTCACATTGTAGTTGTTGATGGGATAGCTGATCTTCCAAACCCATTCCATTCCATCCGACTGCAAATTCCTCGACTCCAACTCTCCGTTCGAAACACACATCAGCCCGTTCGGAACCGTGCATCTCACCCGCATGCTGTCCGGTTCATCCGAAAGATGGTCCTTGTTCGGCCACCAAAGACTTGCTCCGGTTCCTTCGCATGCCACTCCGACCCATGGTTTACCAGACCCGTCCTTTGTCCACACAAAACCACCATCCCAAGGCGCGCGTTTGGCTATGGTCGGTTGCCCGTGATAGTAAACGGAAACAACCCCATCTTCCCCCGCCTTCATCGTCTCTGGGAAACGCACAAAAAACGCATCGAACAAACGCGAAAAACCCAATTGCTTCCCATGGTAGAGAACGCTGTCAATGGTCATGTTCGCGAACAGATCCAATTGCAGACTGTCAAAATCCGTCATGGTCTGAAAATGAATCTCATTCACACCCGAAATAGACTTCCCTTCAATGTCAACCTTCAATTGAAGGTCATAATACGTTACATCGAAACACGCACGTATCGGAGAAAGCGTTCCGCGCAGCGTATCCGCCAACGTAAATTCCTGGGCATTTGCCGCAAACGGAAGAATCAGAACAAGTAGTAAGAGATTTCTCATGGTCTCAAAGAAAGTAAATCATCAGCCTCAGAATATTGAATAGTTTTTCACTCTTCCGCTCCCAAAAAAAACGTCCTGAAAATGAAGGTTGCAGAACAGATGCCGACCCTCATGTAAACCTCAAAAGGACACTCTTTGGCTACAGAAACACAGATTTCACAGAGGTCTTAAAATCTCTCTGTGAAATCTGTGAAAATCTGTGTCTCTGTGGCTATTTCATGTGGAGCATAAAAAACAAAAACGCTGCCACCAGAATCATACTGATGGCAGCGTTTGAATAGCTTAAAATCTGTTTTTACAAGAAGCCTTTCTCCTTTGCATTCTTCAATGCAGCCTCAATGCCATTTTTGTTGATGGTTCTCAACCCGTTGGCAGAAACCTTCAATGTTACAGTCTCACCTGTCGATGGAACGAAGAACTTCTTCTTGAAAAGGTTTGGAAGGAATTTCCGCTTCGTTTTCGCATTCGAGTGAGAAACATTGTTCCCAACCATCACTTTCTTTCCTGTTATCTGACAAACCTTAGACATGGCTTCTGTGCTTAATAGTTCAAAATTTCGGGCTGCAAATGTAGAAGTATTTTATCAGAACACAAACACTATTTATTTGTCAATCCTTCACACATCGACAGGAAAATCCGCTTTGCTTGTAAATGTATGTGCGGAAAGCATCTTCACTATTGTAAGTGAGTGTAAGGAAGTACGCCAACGATTCGCTTTCTCTTCTGGCAGACCAGAACAACCCGTTCCTTCCTTCTTGATCGAACTGTCCTTCGCGATAACGCATGCCACCGGGCAATCCTGTCCAGCCACTGGTGTTGGAACCGCCCGTGTTCGGGTCTTCCCAATGGGTTGTTCCGTCTTCTTTCAAACGGCCTCCAGCCACACCATCTGAAGCACCCAAGTAATCGACCAAGGTTTTGAACTCGCTGTCCTGCGGCACGTGCCATCCATCTGGACAAATTCCACTACTATCATTGATCGCATACCAGTTGTAGAGCTTTCCATAAGTAGCCTCAAAGGAATTATCGTTCTTATAGAAGCAATAGGCTCCAGTCTGCAGATATTTCCATTGGGTACTGTCAGAAACCTCTGCAATGGCACTTCCATCGCGGTAATGAGAAGTCTTCAAGTTCTCGCCCATCCAGCATTGCGTGCCAATGGTAACAACCGAGTAAACGTTTCCGTCAATATCCGTGACCGTGGTCAGATCACCGCAACCACCATCTGGAACCGTCACTACGATATAACCGGTTTTCGTCTCGGTAGACTTTCCCGCATCGGTGGTAATGGTCAGCGTTACATCGTAGGTCCCTGCTTCGGTATAAAGAATCCCATCAGGGTCTTTGACCGATGCCGTGCTTGGTGTTCCTCCATCAAATGACCATTCCCAAGCCGTTACTGCTCCAATGGAATTGTCTTCGAAATTCACGGCCTGACCAACGCCAATATTGGTCATGCTCGCTTCAAAATCAGCGGCATAGTTCTTCGTTTCCTGCTTACAGCCCGAAGCAAATGCCATAATTGTCACTATAAAAGCAACACTTGTAAACTGTCTGATCATCTAATTGGTTTTAGGGTTGAACCCAAATGTAGAAATGTTATGCAATAGTTAACCGATTTCAGATCAACTGTTTGCGCAACATGTTCAGAGCCGTGTTCGCGCTCATCTCAATATTCCGCTCGCGGTTATGCCCAAAAAGATATTTCTTGGCAATGGTCTCCGATGGAGTTGCAACTGCAAGCCAAACGGTTCCAACAGGTTTTTCGGCCGTTCCGCCATCTGGGCCTGCAATTCCTGAAGTTGCAATACTGTAATCGGTTTTCATCTTTTCGCGCACACCTTCCGCCATTTGGCGCACCACTTCCTCGCTCACCGCCCCGAAGTTTTTCAGGTTTTCCTCCGAAACCCCCAATTCATCCATTTTCACCTCATTGGCATACGAAACCACCGATCCCAAATAATAATCGGACGAACCTGATACAGACGTGATCTTATGAGCAATGAGACCTCCCGTACAGCTCTCAGCGGTGCTCACGGTCTTTCCAAGTTTCCGCAAATGATCCCCAACCACCGACTCAATGGTGTCATCATCAAAACCATAAACAAGTTCTGGGATCAGCGTCAGCAGCTTCAATACTTCTGCTTCAAGTGTCTCAGAAACCGAATGTT
The window above is part of the Flavobacteriales bacterium genome. Proteins encoded here:
- a CDS encoding 50S ribosomal protein L28, whose amino-acid sequence is MSKVCQITGKKVMVGNNVSHSNAKTKRKFLPNLFKKKFFVPSTGETVTLKVSANGLRTINKNGIEAALKNAKEKGFL
- a CDS encoding PKD domain-containing protein; protein product: MIRQFTSVAFIVTIMAFASGCKQETKNYAADFEASMTNIGVGQAVNFEDNSIGAVTAWEWSFDGGTPSTASVKDPDGILYTEAGTYDVTLTITTDAGKSTETKTGYIVVTVPDGGCGDLTTVTDIDGNVYSVVTIGTQCWMGENLKTSHYRDGSAIAEVSDSTQWKYLQTGAYCFYKNDNSFEATYGKLYNWYAINDSSGICPDGWHVPQDSEFKTLVDYLGASDGVAGGRLKEDGTTHWEDPNTGGSNTSGWTGLPGGMRYREGQFDQEGRNGLFWSARRESESLAYFLTLTYNSEDAFRTYIYKQSGFSCRCVKD
- a CDS encoding M1 family peptidase; translated protein: MRNLLLLVLILPFAANAQEFTLADTLRGTLSPIRACFDVTYYDLQLKVDIEGKSISGVNEIHFQTMTDFDSLQLDLFANMTIDSVLYHGKQLGFSRLFDAFFVRFPETMKAGEDGVVSVYYHGQPTIAKRAPWDGGFVWTKDGSGKPWVGVACEGTGASLWWPNKDHLSDEPDSMRVRCTVPNGLMCVSNGELESRNLQSDGMEWVWKISYPINNYNVTLNIADYAHFGGVYANAQGDSLKLDYYVLKENLDKAKEQFKQVPKMMDCFEEAFGPYPFYNDGYALVETPYAGMEHQGAIAYGNKYMKGYWGRYPKDMDFDYIIIHETGHEWWGNSVSMKDAADMWIHESFCTYSESVYVECRYGYDSMLEYLKNQKYMINNRTPIYGVYGLNHEGNSGDMYYKGAWMIHTFRNVLNNDSLFRSILKGIAQEFAYRTVDGEEIVNYINGRAKYNYMPLFEQYLKFSDVPVLEYRWDKKNLELRWKADAEGFRMPLIYETPSEGQKRVLVTNKEWTSVPMSKKDFKEMRLRDDLLLFLSKEVE